TAGTCCTCttgcatgtattttttttgtgtggatTTTCAATGTCAGTTTCAACTGCTGCAATATCTTTTTCAATATGAGGTATGCCTGCAACTAttcctttcattttttcatcatcACTTAGTATCTTCGTCCTCTTGCTTCTTTGTTTTGTAATTGGAATTTTAACCTTGGTTTGATCTGGTGGTAATTTTTTGGAAACCTCATGTATCTCCATAGCTATCACATTCATGTTTGTGTCAACATCTGGGAATTTACGATCAATCTTAACAAGTATACTGAATTCTTTCCCTTTACTCAATACCATCTTGCGATAGTATGGTGATTGTTCTTTCTGTGGAATATGAAAACGTATATATTAGCCTTACAATTGAAATAGGGTAAAGTTATTTATACAGGCCAATATTTCATAGAGTAAGTGATTTACCTTTTCAGATGTAGAGAGAACATACTCTTTTACGTTACAACCAAAATAGTATTTTGCAGCATCAAACATTGTAATGCTTAGAAATTGATCCTCAGCAGTGACATCAATCTTTAACCGATATCTAAATTAAATTGGATGTTTTAATCAGTGTGGTGCTAATTATTTGATAGCGACATAGTAAGCTCattagttaataattttttttcatgcatCTGGAGTAAGCAATATTTGTTCTTGGTTGTTTGTGTAGTTTACCTCGCctcataatcaacatcttcagCTCTACAGTAGGTACAAGTTGCAACACTATTTATAACAGTAACTCGCTTGTAGCATTTGTTGCAACCAGGATACCATGGGTCGGTGTTACTGTCAATGTCAGTAACCGTAGCATTGAACTTATAGTACATGTCCTATACGTAAATTCAGTAAATCACGTAATTACATTTGTAATATATAATTGGAGTAAAAGATGAGTGTTGTATAGGAAAGTACCTTCACAATGGCAAGTGAAccatttaaaatattactaattttCACTTGACGGGCAGTTTGCATCAGTCTGCTTGGCATTAGACTTATGTCAATCTTTTCTGCCTTCATGTTGTCATTCctgaaatttttaagaaatgaataaaaaatattaatgatgtaGCATGTGGGTAGCCTCTAAATAAGTGTGATGAAACATGTATTACTTACCATTTTTGGAGATTGTTCGCTTTTTCAAATTGTGGATTTATAAGCAAACTACTAACAGGAGTTGTGGAAAGGACAAAATCCCCTATTTCAACAGGAGTAATTAATTCAGTGATACTTTTATGTACTTTGAAAATTGACTCAAATATATCAAGTGTGGAGATGTATACCTtgataaattgatgattttacaTCACAAAAGGCAAGAACTGGTTTTTCACTTTCAAGGCTTTGTAACATTTGACCTTCGATTTCAGCAAAGTCTCCCCATAAAGTCATGACTTTTCGATCATACCTATACAagtaacaaattttttttatgataaatgtttattaacgtgaaatatttatatgtagGATGCATAAAAAGTATATGTTACCTTTCGTTTGTAACGATTACTTCGCGTCTAATGCTTCGTCCTTCTCCAGTTAGTGCTTTTACTGTGAGTAAAATACACACCACATCTATACAAAATAATGTGTTAAAAACCCTATTTTCTTAATGTATGGAACAAACAATAaacattttgtgaaatttacCAAACAAACTTCCATTAGTGATTTTTTCAGCTTCATCAAATGTAATAAATCCATTTGAAAATTGATCAGTCTTAAAATGACTTTTGTCCTCAACGACCTCGGTGTTGTTCATAAATGCTAGTTCGAGCTCCTTATGTACGGATAAGAAGTTTGGTTTAGGTCGATTTAATTTTCCATTTATAATGTAGTAACTTTGATTAAGTTGAAAAGACTTGTTCCATGCATGAACATCTTTGTTGAAAAGAGTGGTTTGTATTTTTGTACCCTGTGGTTAGGAGCATTATTATTAGAATTCCAAAAGAAGTTAACatattaaataatgtatataacaaaatattaaaatagagttACCTCTTCATCGACTAATATCAGTTGCCAACGAATACCTTCaccatttgtatttttatactcTTTTGTTAAACTCCGACGAATGACTAAGACTTTAATAACCCATTCTGTTGCATATTTCTTCAACTTGCTAATTGGTAGGCACTGGTTCTCGAGCTCTTCTAGACTTGTCATTGTATTGTTGTAGTATCTAGGATGtactaatacaatatatatttgtgACGTAAATgctatttgtttttatataattagtgtTCTTTTGGTCTAATAATAAAGATGATCAAGAATGTAATATTCACaaaacataaactatttttctttttaaaattttaaagcgAGCAACTTCAACTAACAATAGTATAAATATCACATTAATTGAAGCAAGTTTGAGGGTGGAGAAATAATACCTATTCTTGCGTTTCCAATAGCAACAAACCTGCTAACAGTATTAGAACATGAACAATTTTATCGTTATTTCAAGTCTTCCCGATATATTGGCAAAGGTAAATTTCAGTCTAAGGTGGTTTATATTCTTTTGCAGATACACAAATATTGTTGTAAAATATTCCTATATTCTCATAAAAGTAATTAATACATACATTAGTTTTTCTTTGCCAACAATACTTTGCTTTCTGACAAAACAATGCTTCTCTCAAAATGAAGTAAACAAATAATGATTTCTCCTACATGTTCaactcaaaaaaaaagatacaagtTTCTTTAAGTTAAACACATTTATAACACCTATATATCAATCATCAAATATTTCTACAGTTAATGGTTTTTTCATCAACAACATATTCTTATTTGCATTCATCTGGTAACACTTCATTTCACCCCTTACATCGTATAGAagtagaaaattataaaaagcaGAATACACTGACTCTGAATCTTGATATTCGTCCTGCTTAGCGCGATTGTTGGTGAGGTTTTTGACTTGCTTTTCTTGTTTTTGCAGAAGTTTAATGAAGGAAGGAGATGTATTCGATGACTCATCCTAGGGCTTTATCAGTAACATTTTTACTAacagaaaataacaaaattaacaGTAACATCGGCAGGCAATTGCACATAGTTATTCAGAGGCGTATATAATGTAGAAACAGCTTCAACATAACCAGCACTTTTTATGCAAGTGAAAGAATCAATTAGGTTTTAACAAATACTAAAATCTCATCCCATAAATGATAAGTTGCATTGCATACAAAGGTGAGAATATTAAGTTTGAACCGATCAAGTTTAGACCCTTCATCGACCATTGTATTTACTAAATAtggaagacaaaaaaaaatttaagcaaaGAATCCACAAACGTGAAGCAGTATAAAAAGAATGTCCCTAATCTTATCCAGTAAAAATTCTGAAATATGCAAGTCATATAACAAATCAATAATCTTGCAACCAAATCTAAGAAAGACAGCTTACTGTTTTATATGCTGAGTAGTAGAGGAATTCACGGACTGTCAATGTTCCAATAAGAGTAGTTTCTCTGTCAACAAATCCCTGCAGgcaaaaagagaaataatttaATGGACAATAACATGTGATTTGAGACATTTATACAGATGATGAGAGTAGCTGAAAAGGTTTTGAAAGAAGATGATGAAACTTCATAACAGTCAGAAGAGAAGTGGAGCAGATGACCGTTTCAGAATAATTAAATTAGGGCTGTTaggaaattaaatttataataatcaaTATTAATAGATTTAACTAATATAGGGTTAATAGGTTtaactaatatatttaataaattaatatataaataatattgtagGGTTAAAATGGTAAATCAACTTTGGGGTTAAGAggttcatgcttataataatatatgatatatttaaaaataggaGGGATCGGGCACCAAGAATTGTTGacttaaaatatcattataaatatcATCTCTTATCTATTTATtagattttaatttcttttaaaattgtaaacggaaaacaaaagaaaagatattTTAGGCTTGGAGTTTATGCTCCGTCTATTACACGGCGGACGATGGATGCCGATTGATCTGGTAGTCTTGGTTCAAATTTTACgtatcttaaaaatattttacgatttattaatttaaaaatattacaatttaaaACACATCAACTTCAAATCGTATACGTAGATATATTCCTCCAAAGTCCACACTCCACTCTAAGCTTACTCCTTTTAAAACACTGTGCGCTCCCATCTAATAGAGCTAAAGCCCAAGACCCATTTCATTTATGTAATTCACTGCAATGACAAGTGAAAACTGCGCAGATAAGCTTAACGAGCAAAAGGGGAAAAAACAATGACAGTTCTCCATTTTTGTTTGAAAGGACGAAAGGATATTGTTCCTGCTGACTTGCAATTGAAAGTTGAGTATAGTGATCAAGAAGAACTAAAATGTGTGTGCTCATGTCATgatgaaagaaataattgtcttaaaaaacataaatgCGACAGAAATTGCATAACCGAAGACCCTGACAAAATGAACAAGATCCTACATGCCTCAAGCAGTACAGCAACTGATAGTATATTTTTCCAGACAGCAAACTAGAAACATAGTGAACAATGCACTTCACACAATCTAAGGACCTCGGAAACTGTCTGCTTTGTCCAGTCTTGAGATACCTGAGCTTGAGGACTCTCCCATTACATCAGGAGAAGATGTTGGATGGGGTTCGCGCTTCAAAGAAGTAGGCAGTCCTGAAACTTCCTGAAAGAAAATTAGAAGGAGCAACAGTTCATTAGGCTAAATTTACACAATTCCATGATTAGGATAGAGAATGTCATGTTGCACTGTTTGCACTCAATAAGAATTCAGATGACTGATTTTCCACTCAACATTCAATAGCAAGCAATTATTTATACCATTATCTGAAGGAatcaaaatttgagaaaatcaaCAACCCTGGCCAAATCAAAACCAGTTGCCACCGGAAATACAGGCCTTAGATATAGATTATTGCTATGATTCCTTCAGACAGAAATATCAGGTGCAGATGTAATATTTTGCTCTTCATAATGCAGTAACTTCACTATTTTAATCTTAAATGCAGGCATGTGTGCTCAGGTGAAGCACCACAGCATATAAAACCGTAAGAACTATTTCCTCTGAAGTTATCTCATCTTAGGggttataagaagaaaaaggtaAATGCTTCAATTCAATCGTTACAGACACAATACAGTGCTTCACTTTCAGAGATGGCCTCAGTAGCAATTGCTGTTTCCCGTTAGTCAGCCCCCAGTCTTTACATTTAGCAAAGGACAGTTTAAAATTTCACTGCAACGTAAAGTATCAACATGGAGGATGAAGATGAATCATGAACTACAAAACCCTAGATAAATGAACGTATTAGGATGCACCATTTAATAGACCTATCAAACAATTCTTATCAAATTTGGATGAcataataaatgaaatttttgttGGAAAGAACAATTACCTGtatcttttattgttttattcaGTTTCATTCTAAGTTGGAATGAACCTTATTTGACATGCTTTTTTCCTTCCAAAGCGAAATAATCACTCCGTCGAAAGAAATGAGATTATCGCGAATACACACATTAATTAACCAAATTGCCCAACAAAAACTGTAGCATAGGGTTTCATGCAGCGTCCTTTCATTGTTAGGTTTTCATGCAACGGTTTATGCAAAAGATGGCAACTTACAGAAGAATACAAGTAAGAAAGAATAACATGGCTGGGGTCCTCAAACTTGAGAGCTTATCACACAACTATACTCATGACATTGTTCCCATGTGACACTGATATAGCGAGAAAAAGTCATTAATGCATCTTACCTTCATCAAATGCAGTCTCAAGTCACAAGGCCGAACTTGATTACCAATACAGGCCAtaacaaaatttgaatattgaaACAAAACATCTGCAGCAGCTTGCTTCTTTTCTTCGATCTGGAATTGTAAACGAGAGTTAAAAGCTAATAACacaatatagaaataaaaactGCAAAAGTCTCTTGCATATTGCATGGTAAATGGTAATCAAACTtttaacttttcagcaatcagTTGTCACTCCAAAAATAAGGAGAACATTAACAGTTCACTGAAGTCGCCAATAATATCTTACATTATTTTCCATCTTAGATGGGTTAACTCATTGATTTACACACCAGTGGCATTCCAAATACATGTATTAAAAAGACAAATGACAGCAAATgcttaaaaaatcattaacaaTCAAATCAatcttgaataattttttttataaggtaaataatttaattaatgtaaaaacTCCTGTAAACAAGCTTAATACAAGAATAATAGAGAAACCCACAATGATAAGCATCTGTATGAACGTCACACAATCTTCTGAACTAATAAGAACTTCATGGTACACCGAAAACTAAGTAAAAATAAGAGACTATTTCtgagaataaaatatatatgccTATATCTCTATATTTCACAGTCAAACACTTCCATCAATCCTCAGAGATATGAAGAAAACTCTCATTTAGTGGGGATTTCCACTTTAACATTATTAACAATCAAAATTTCCCATACAAAATTATTTCATGGACAAAAAAGGTTCACTCTAGATTATCATTTTTCACTTTGATCCgattccttttttttgtttctttagcTAGCACTTTACCAAACTTAGTCAAAGTTACAATCTGAGGAATATACCTCCTTTTCTTTATCTTCCTGCTTTAAAGAAAGATTAAGGGTAGATTTGCCACTTCTTAAGCCTTCACTGATTGCAATTGCCTTTAAGGAGGTGATCTTTTGCCACAGAATGCAAAACTAGAGTCTAGAAATCGATATTCACTACTTGCTTAATCAAACTAGGTGATTAATCaaactaggtgatttcttcacATTTGTCGTCTAAACCTTGATATGTAGAATTACCCAGTACCTGTGTTGGTAAGAGGTAGTAGGGTAACCAGTGGAATAGTAGAAGTGTGCCTAAGCTAGACATGACGACACCATAATTAAATAAAGACAACATAACACtactttctttaaaaaaagaagaagagagatgCAAGAAGAAGCTCCTTAATTACTCAAAGAATTGATTGATTACAAACTTAAACCAATTGAGATATCACTAAATAATATTCAGAATTTCAGCATTTGGAATGATCATcgaattttgataaatttgattTCTACCCAG
This window of the Solanum pennellii chromosome 2, SPENNV200 genome carries:
- the LOC107009584 gene encoding replication protein A 70 kDa DNA-binding subunit D-like produces the protein MTSLEELENQCLPISKLKKYATEWVIKVLVIRRSLTKEYKNTNGEGIRWQLILVDEEGTKIQTTLFNKDVHAWNKSFQLNQSYYIINGKLNRPKPNFLSVHKELELAFMNNTEVVEDKSHFKTDQFSNGFITFDEAEKITNGSLFDVVCILLTVKALTGEGRSIRREVIVTNERYDRKVMTLWGDFAEIEGQMLQSLESEKPVLAFCDVKSSIYQGDFVLSTTPVSSLLINPQFEKANNLQKWNDNMKAEKIDISLMPSRLMQTARQVKISNILNGSLAIVKDMYYKFNATVTDIDSNTDPWYPGCNKCYKRVTVINSVATCTYCRAEDVDYEARYRLKIDVTAEDQFLSITMFDAAKYYFGCNVKEYVLSTSEKKEQSPYYRKMVLSKGKEFSILVKIDRKFPDVDTNMNVIAMEIHEVSKKLPPDQTKVKIPITKQRSKRTKILSDDEKMKGIVAGIPHIEKDIAAVETDIENPHKKNTCKRTNNIKQVIADDNPQKLRIHEVEKHIVLDESDDEAPLIQLQRKRTRKVKGKNIMPYPMEKKIKEEKNNI
- the LOC107009329 gene encoding uncharacterized protein LOC107009329; its protein translation is MKDDYEIEEKKQAAADVLFQYSNFVMACIGNQVRPCDLRLHLMKEVSGLPTSLKREPHPTSSPDVMGESSSSGISRLDKADSFRGP